ggcaggatactctcggtagcttgccgggctctccgagagggacggaggaattgaacccgggtcggccacgtgcaaggcaaatgccctacccactgtgctatcgctccagtcctgtatatgtatataattccaTAAATCCATAGTGAAAACCATAAAGGAATTGAAAAATGCCTGCAAGGAGTAGCTGACACAACTGAATCACTAGAATGCAGAAATCAGAGATGCTgaggataaaataaaacatcaaaccagaattctaggcaaagaaaataaaggtgCAAATAACTGATTTGGAAAACGGGAAATTGTGTCACAGCCCTAAAAATAGGGGAGAGACAATTGGGGTGAGGCACACAGCAAGGGAAACatcaggaaaggaagaagagaagagaagagaagttggggggggagaggaaacAAGGAACAGCTCAGCTGGAAGGAGCTAAAACACACCAAGCCTTTGAAATTTAATGCTGGTGCAAAGAAACAAACATCTGCTAgttagtttaaaatttaaatgagtttaaatgacggggctggagtgatagtacagcgggcagggtgcttgccttgcacgtggcctgcccaggtttgatcctcggcatcccatctggttccccaagcctgcaagggaggttcctgagtgcagagtcaggcataaccccagagcactgccaggtgtggccccaaaacaagcaaatgtGAAAGATTGAATGATAAGTTATCTGCGAGAGGAAGTGGAGGGACAGAGCTCAACCGACTGAGAGCGAGCAGAAAGCCCAGGATTGATTCTCACACATGGtcctcttagcactgccaggcatgactcctgagcaaagaactgGGAGTAGCTGCTGATCACTGCTTGGCgtggccccccccaaaccaacagaaaaaccaattaaggggccagggagagcgcACAGgagttagggcgcttgccttggattAGCTGAGCTCAGCCCTTCCTGCTACTGCATATGACCCCCGGGAgggagccccaagcaccactaccGTCCCATGAAAGTCCCAAAAGAATCACAGGAGAACCAAACTCACAAATATGATGACAAGCTGAGCCTCGGGGGACCTGGGGTGAGTGGGGTAGCCGCCCGAAACAAAACTGactccaaacaaacagaaagacaaaacaagGTCATTTAAAAGTTAGGGAGAACTTGGGCACAATGAGACTTGTGAAAAGCAACAGAGAATGTCAGACTTGTTGCAAAAGTTGCTATAACAAGATGTTGGAATTAGACCGATAGGGCATAAAAAGGAAGCATAGGTGAGTTGACAAAATTTCATTATTAAGACTTcatctacaggggctggagtgatgatagcacagcgggtagggcatttgccttgcacgcggccaacctgggttcgattcccagcatcccatagggtctcctgagcaccaccaggagtgattcctgagtgcatgagccaggagtaacccctgagtatcactgggtgtgacccagaaagcaaaaaaaaaaaaaaaaagacttcaccTACGTTTGAATAACTCCCAAACCCTGCTCAAGCCCTAACCTCCGAGTTCTGTCTGAATCTCTCCCTGCTACATGGTGATGTCCAGGCAAATATTCCTCAATCCCACaaaccctcccccactccctgcgaCCCCAGCCACCGAGGGGGTTCGTATCCTATAGTTGCCTGCACTGGGAACCCCTGAATTCATTCCTGGTCAGTTTCTCAGCTCCCCAGCTAGACTCGATCCCGGCCCCTTGTATGAGTCTGCCAGGGCCGCCCAGCCAGGGCTCCCAACCTGGGATTCAGCAGAGAAAAACATTAGCTTCTCGCAGACCTGAAGACCAGCCCAGGATCCAGGCGCCGGCAATCTGGGTGCTTATGAGCTGTCTCTTCCGGGCTGCAGTTCTCTCAGGGCATTTTCTGGGTGCACAGGAGTGGGGTATGAGGTGGGGATGTCTCTCCTTAGAGGGCACTAATCCTCGCAGATTAGGCGCTCTCCCAAGATCTCATTCAACCGTGAGTGCTGCCCTAGAGACGCCACAGCCAAATACAGTTCCACTGAGGAGAAGGGCTTCACTGCAGACTTTTTGGCAGGAAGGGGTCTGGAGGGAGACAAACTCTGGGTCCCTAGAGTGTTCTTCCCCGCTAAGTGTTCCCCGATATGTgagccctctctcctcccacaGCCTCGTCCCGCCACCTCCCACTCTGGCTCTCACACCAGCCACCCCTGGGTGCTCCCTGCATAATTATCTCTCCCAAAGCAGGCAGGACCAGCTCAAGGTTTTCACCGCTATCAACCCCTTTACCTTCCCAAACAATTCCTCCCAGTGGTAGGAACCCCAAACTCCGACAGGCTAGGACAAGCGTCCTGAGGTGAATTTACCCCCAGACCAGGTACATCTCTAGCCAGAGTTCAGCCAGCACTGAGCGAAGAGCAAATCACTTCTGTGTTGACGGCAAGTGGGTTTCCCTTCTGGCTTCAACTGCCACGCTCCTGCCCCCTGGTTTCCTGCCTCATTGGGGACTGAGGAGCCAACATTTGGCGAACAGAAACAAAAACGCACTCTTCCTGTGAACGCGGGGTGCGTGCAACTTCAGTTCGCACATTTCTGCACATTTCCGAGAGCAGAACTTTGACAAGCATGAAGTGACAAGTGAACTTTGCCTCTGTTCCCTGTGAGCTGATGCCCTGACTTCTGTTTAGACACCAGTGGAACTAGCCGGacaggacccgcacgggatgccATTCCTGGCCCTCCTCTCATCCTGACCTCCAGAGGCTTCTTGAGGTTTGCACAGGAGGAAGCAGTTTCTCTCTGGCCATCCCTGAGAGTAACTCTGGGGTACTCCGCGCTCATTAAACGCACAGACAGCCCAACTGAGCATGCCAGGCCAGCCATGCCTCTTGGAGCTGGGGTCTAACGGCCACCAGAGTTCAGGCGAGACCTCTCTCCTCAAACCAGCCGCAGCTCTGCACCCTCTGccagcagggcggggtgggggtgagggggtctgCCTTGCCTGGCTCCATCCGGACACTTGGCTGTGTGCCTGTCTACACGGGGCTGGGCCTTGTGGACGGTTCCTGGCGGGCATCGCTATGTGGATCAATAAATCAACCTCCACAGTTGGCTCTGCTGCCCAGGCTGTCTCAGGTGTGGCAGAGTCCCCCGGGGATCGGGGATGAAGCTCCATGTGTCCGGGGCTCAGTGGGCGCTGCACCGCCAGCCCAGGTCATGCCAGGTGCTGTCTGCGGTCTCTGGGCCTGTGGGCTTgtagctggggaggggggagggggcgtggccggcGCATGCTTAGGACCACTGCGGGCTACAGACAGTGCCGGGCTGTGCTGGGTGAAAGGCCCACTTTCCAGGcccgcccccgtccccctccGCGGCTTATTTAAACAAGACGCCCCAACTCCCCTGCACTCTGCCCAGACACCCCGGCTTCCGGAGCTAGAGGAGCGGCTGAAAGGTCTTTCTGTCTCATGGTTTCCTGCCGGTGGGTTCTGCACGGGCGCTGGTGGGAGTGGACAGAGACTGCAGCAGAGCCCGCCGACGGAGGCCCAGAGCGAATCCGCGCGTGTCCGCTCCCTGGTCCACCGTGGTCTCCTTTTCCGAGAGGGAGGAAGGCTGGAGctctgagggaggaggacagCCGCTTTCCAAACAAGGTCTGGCTCCCACTATCGCGGGTGCAGTTTGCGTTTCTTTCGAAAAAAGGAAGGGGCCTATCTCTTCAGGGGTATCGCTTCCCCTTAGGAAACCCCATTCCCCAATAGTCAGTTCCTGTCATTTAgttcttggttaaaaaaaaaaaaacacgaatgGGGGAGTGGGGATGCAGAACTTGGTGGGGTACAGCATAGTCTGTCTGAGCACAAAGACCCCTAACAAGCTTCCCAGAGAGAGGAGGTGTGCGGACCCGGATTCCACTCCCAGGGGAGGGCAGCACCCGTTTGGGGAGGGGGCGCTAAGGGCAGGACCCAGAGGGAGGATGCAGGTGTCCCGGGAGCCTCTGGCAGTGGCTGTCAGAGGCAAGAGGCCAGGGTGTCCCCAAGGACACACACATCACTGGTGCTGGCCACCGCCCAGAGCTCTGGCTTCCTTCTTTGGATAATCCGGTCACGCCAAGGGTTTGTGCACATCTGGGCGAGCTCAGTGGGCGCCACGCATGACCCTGGAGGGACCCCCGCGTTGCAGGAAAGGGAGCATGAGGTTCAGAGGTAAAGGGCTTGCCGAAGGTCGAGCTGATGGGTGGAGCCTCAGGCCAGGAGCCAGGCCCCAGGACACCTCTAGTGGGTTCCGGATGCGGAGGGAGGCGAGGACACCCCGCGGGCAGCCGCTCTGCAACACCGAAGCCTGCAGCGAGCAGGAGTGACTGGGAGGCAGGTTCCAGATTCCTCGAACGGTGCGAGCGATTTGCAAGTGTCTAAGAAAGGCCGAGAGGCTGCGGCGGGGCCGGGACGTGCCGGTGCGGAGGGTCCCCGGAAAACGGAGACCTccgggaggagaaagggagtTCGAGAAGGGCAAGACGCGAATGCGGCGTGGGGTctcagggggagggggctgaacTTCCTGGGACTGAGCGGCGGGGGAAGagttgggggagggcggggccaggaACCCGAGGTTCCGCGAACGAATCTGGGGCGGAGCTGCGAGCTGGGGGCGGGTCGTGGGGCGGGGCCGGACCTGGGAGCGGGACGTGGGACGGggcctgggtggggcggggcagagggcgtGGCTGcggtctgggggcggggccttggAGACCTTAGGGGCCGGTCGCCGCCGCTCGGGGACAGAGGTCGGCGAGGCTGGCACccgcggcccggggcggggcgagggggcggggcgcgaGTGTCCAGGGCTGGACTCCTCCCGCTCGCGGGGAGCCGGCGGCCCCGGGTCCACAGGCTACCGCTTAACACACGCCCAGTCCCAGGACTCTGTTGAGGTCGCGGAGGGTCCCTCGCCCCTCCACCTGCAGCCAGATCGCGCTCGTCTGTCCCCTCTGCGCGCTTTTCTCCTCCACTGGCCGGCTCCCCGCAGCCTCTGGGTTCAGCTCCCCCGAAGCCCAGGTTATCTATCTACCCGCGATTGCAGAACTCCAGGGAGAGCTCGGATTGTTCTAGCTTCGCCTATCAGATCAAACCCCGACCCGGAGGCTACAGGTCAGCGGCGGCTGCACCCCGCATCCCGCCTCCCAGCCTGGGACGCTAAGCACGTGAAGTGCCCCCTCCTCCACCTGTCAGCCCGGGCTTCTCACTCAAACCACAGCCCCACCTCCCCGGAGTGCACTTAGTCCGTCCGTGGGGATAGCCGGGCCCACACCCTCTCCCTGGCGACGTGAAGGGTGTGGCGGCGCGCGCAGGTGGGGCCCCGGGTCTTTGTGCCCAGCTCACCTGGCTGGGCTGCCTTGCGGGCACCTTTCTGAGCTGCTCCATCTCCTTCCAGGTCCTGACTGCAGTGCCGCCCCTGTGCAGCAGGAAGGTCAAGGCCGTGGACCCTCAGGTAAGACCCCAGCTAAGCCCGTGGGTGTCCCGGAGACCGCTCCAGGCCTTCCTTTATAGATTACTTATTACCTTTTGATATCAAGACTCTGGCCAGGCTGCCTAAGGATTCAGGGTGTTGAAATGGTTGAAAGCGCATGGCCGGAGAACCAAACCCGGAGGAAATGGTTCCTTCAGTCCTGACCAGGGTGAGGTGGCCTTCACCAAATGCAGGAAGGGGCCGgggcatgtggcccacctgggttccaccccggttccatcccctgTGTAGGTGTGGCCCTGAGGTGCACCATTACTTCCAGGAACTGCAGGCCCAAGAAGTGGTGAATCTTTGGTTCCTCGCCCTGTACCGCTGGCCACATTGACCAAGTATCACTGGGGTAAcctccaggccccctgagcaccgattGTTCTTCCACCATCCCCGCACAAAGAAGACGCAGAagggccggagaggtagtgcagtgggtagggcactagcctcgCACGCGATCtccccaggttcggttcccagcgcCTATATATTCCctcgagccctaccaggagtgctcctgagcacagagccaggcgcccTGAGGGCCTCTGGGTGGGCCAGAAactcagtgggggggggggatgtagTTTATGTAAAGACCCCACCAGCAGCCTCGGGGCTGGCATGGGGGAAGCAGAGGGGCAGCTGGACCTGGCAGTGACAGAGCAAACCCTCCTGGTCTCTGCCTGTCCCTGAGAAGGGGcccactggggagtgggggggaggtggctCTGCCAGCGGGAGCATGCCGGGAGCTGACAGTTGGTCCCACGCAGCCCACAGAGCACACCTGAGGCAGGTGAGGTGCCCTGCTGGGGCGCTCTGGGAGCTCCTGGTGGCTGTTGGCAAGGCCGTGCCCAGGTCCAGACCAGCGCAGCCAGCTCTGCTCTGAGAACACCCGGAGTCACCTgcaaggggggaggagggcaggatcTTAGAACGCAGCCCTGTGCTGCAATGGGGCCCAGGTCAAGGGCAGCAGCATAACCAGGGGCCCCAGCTCCTGGGATGGGGACTTCGGCCGGGGCTGCGGCGGGCGGGATGGGGGTAAATCTGtgcccggcctgagactgccctgTGCGTTCCAAGCCCCCGTGGAAAGTTTCTCTTGAAAGCATGATGGTGCCTTTGGCTGCGCCTGCGCTGCAGAGAAGCCTGTGATCGGGGCCCGAacaccccctccctccaggaGACGTGGCCTGGTCACCCCCGCACCGTCCTTGCCCCCCGTTGGCAAGCAGCCACACGAGGAGGTGAGAGCTATCTGTAGCTCAGGGCCTTGGCAGGGACAAAATGAGCTGCAGCCCTGAAGAAGGAAGATCCAGAAAGAGATGGGGCCCAGGCTGAATGCTAGCCGTTTCCTCCCCGCACCCGAGGCCATTACCCTCACCCCTGACAGAAGGGGTCGGGGCAGTGGGGAACAGAAGCTGGGATGATTCTTTGCAGGGGACCGTTTGcttgtctgagcactgctgggagtaacctaAGCAATGCACTTGGAGAAGCCCGTGAGCtgtgccccccccaacaaaaacaaaccacagaggaggaaactgaggctcagaagaGCTGCTGACCAGCAGGAGGCCCTGAGCCCAGTGTGTCCATGCACAGTGACTGTCCTTCCTGAGCACGTGTGCCTTAGCCATAAGCCAGGGGTGCCAGGGCTTGTGGCTGCTCGATCTACTGTCCCTCCTGCCCAGCGGAGCCAGGCAGCCCTCTAGTGGGGGGGTGGGCACAAAAGAGGAACTGGGAAGGATCTGGGTTTTGAAAGATCAAGTCGCCGATGTAAGCTGGAGTGGTTGCTGCTGGAGACAAGGGACAGAGACCCAGTGTCAAGTGACTCGGACCAGGGGACAGCCAGTCACTGAGGGACAGGTGACAGTGACGCCTGAGGCCGAGTTCCCTCCAGGTGCCAGGAAAGCTCCAAGACTTGCCTCTCTCCTTACATGCTGCAGTTCCTTGGAACTGAATCCAAGCCTCAAGGAGGGCTCCCTCCCAAAGTTTctgggctttttgtttgcttgagggccacacccggtgatgctcaggggttactcctggctctgcactcaggaattactcctggcagtgctcaggggaccatatgggatgctggggatcgaacctgggtcagctgagtacaaggcaaatgccctacctgctgtgctatggctctggccctgcgcTCTGATTTTCATACAGGAGAAACAGGTCACTTTCCTGAGACCACGGGGACAGCTTAGGTCATGAGACCATtctgcctggtgtgtgtgtgtgtgtgtgtgtgtgtgtgtgtgtggcggggatgGATGGGGGTCCCCAgtggcctggcagggctcattACCCTCCCCTGGGGCTGGCATGAGTGTGTCTGCTCAACCGAGAGGTGCAGGGTAGGACCAAAGGGGGGTCCTGGGCTGGCCTGGCATCATGAATGCACATACAGTGTTCATCTGAGGAGCAACCGCCCCTGCACATGTGCTGGCGCCAGGACAGCTCCTGgcgccccccctcacccctcaaaGTTTTCCTCTCAGTCTTTCTTTCCACGTCCTCCTCGCCACACACTGATGCTGCGTTTCGGCAGCTCGGAGCTCCCATCCCGTTGCCATGCCAACCTTGCAGCAGGCACCCAGGCTAGGGAGTGGGGGGGCGCAGACAGAGGTGGAGGGGCGCACGCACCACGCTCTAGCCCAGCAGATGTGAGCCTGcagatggggggtgggtgggtgggagcacCAGGACAGAGAGGAGCACCCAGGGCAGGCAcagccccaccctgctccccacgGCCAGAGAACCCGGGGCGGGCTCTGACCCTGCTCAGTGACCACGAAGTTCCCAGGGGATGTGGAACTCCAGCTTGGACCTGGAGCCCAGGGTTTTGGGGTCTCCCCTGCTCCCCCGGGAGCCACACATTAGGCTTGCCAAGGGGAAGGGCGCAGGGTGACAATTCCATAAACACAGGACCCCGAGGGCAGCACCCCTGGAGGAGAGACGGCCCGGGTCTGAGAGAGGCCCGTGGTGGGCAGGCCAGGCCGCGGCCCCTCACTGGGACTTGCCGATCAGGGGGCTCCCGGGGAACTGGTTTGATGAAAGGCTCAGACTGGGGGTGCAGGCGGGTGCCTGTGTGCCCCCCAGACCTCCCCGGCGGCTCGCTGCGCAGAGCAGCCGCCAGCCTCCGCCTCGAGCCCCGGAGCTTCCCGCTCCTCGTGCGTGGGGAGGTGTGGCCCAGACTAATTAGCGTGTTGTTGTTTGTTTACCCCTTTTCACTTCACGGAGACAAAATAATTAAGTAGTGCCTCAGAGCCCTGCTCCCTTGGTGACAGTCCCTCCTGCGTCGGCCACGTCACAGCTCctgtgcacagaggcaggggtgcatTCGGGCAGGGGTGCGCAGAAGCAGTGCTGCACAAGGCAAGGGTGCGCGGAGACGGGGCTGCGTGGAGGCAGGGCTGCGTAGGGCAGGGCTGACAGCAGGCGTGTGTGGAGGCCTGGACGGAGGCAGGGCCGGTATGCAGTGTCTCCAGGCTCCTGTCCAGGTGAGGGGCCCAGACAGCAGCCCACGGGTGGCCGTGCCGGGCCAGCGGGACAGGCGGGAAGGGCCGTGCTAGCATCACGTCCCCGCTGCCAGCCAGCCCTGCTGGTGCCTGATGGCGAGCAAACACTCTCCCGGGATGCAGggacaagggcggggactggtcACTCATGGCCGCTGTGCACAGGGCCGTGTGGGGGCTTGCCCAGAAGTTCTTGGGGCCACAGCAGGAGTGAAGGGACAGTCAGCTGAAGCAGGGtccccccaccacgaggcactgctGGGGCTGAGTCATGTGAGTTTGGGTGGgagcccagctctgccaggagcgatcccctaCACCGTCCCCACACCCGGGGCTCTGctgtcaccctccccctgccggcCTCCTtgtcccttcttctctccctcaaaCCTGCCAGCCACAGCCTGGCTCAGTCACATCATGGCTCTGACCCCGAGGCCACAGCCCGGGTCCCTGGCAAGATGACAGCACAATGTAGGGAGCTGGGGTCACTGCCATCTGGGGTGGGGTCCGGAGAGGCTGAGAGGGGACCATGTCCCATGACAATGCATCTCCCAATTCCCAAACCATGACCTTCCCAGCGATCCCCTGAAGACAGCGCTGGCCCACACGCTTGCGCAAACCTCCACCGCCACCGGCCCCGGTGAGCGCCAGCGCGTCACCCCGCCCTCCACCACAGACGTCCCTTTCCACCGGCCCAGCCAGGGCTTCCTGTTCTGGGGTCTGCTGGGGAGACAGCACCCCGTAAGCGTCCCCCGTGGGGCTGGCTGAAGGGGACAGCCCTGGTTGAGCCTAAACACGGTCCCTTTGGCCGGCGGTGGCCCGAGTCTCTGGGTTCACATCCTCCCGCGgtgctgctcacacacacctggtcaCAGTATGGCCCGAAAACACTCATGGCACCAGGGCCTCGGCAGCAACAGCGGGTGTGGACCCCTCAGGCATGCACGTGTGTTAGCCACCAAGCCCTCTGTCACCCCTAAGCACCCAGCACCAAAGAGCCCCGACCACATATAAGGTGGGGTAGGAAGCCCACCTCTGGGGGTTCTTAAGCCACCTGGTGAGGGACAGGCAAAGGTCATCTCGAAATCCCCAGCTAACACTTAAAGATCAGGGACAGAGGCTGGGGAATGACACCAGcccgtggggggccggggggacccGCCAGACAGTAGTGGGCCTGGCTAGGAGCTGTGATGCCCAGTGGGGGCCGGCGAGGCCTCATCTGAGAGGGGGGATGGGGACATGATGGGGGATAGTCTGATGGaggcgggctggggagggagggtgggggctgaTGGCACGTGAGTGCGCAGGAGGCATCCTGGCTCGGTGACTCAGGATGCAGGACATGCTGGTGGGCAGGTGGCCCAGAAGCCCCGGGGCTAGGGCAGCGGCGGGGCCGGGTGAAGAAGCGGACCGGGCCCCCCACACCTGCAGGCTGGTCAGGGAAACTCTGCTCCGGGCTTCTCAGGAGTGATCAGCCCGTTCCCCAGAGGCTGGAGTATTTACTCAGCCTCGTCTCTATTGATTTTACATTCAGGGCAATAAATGCACCTGCCACTCCGGGGTGTGGGCAGGGACCAGGCAGGGTGACTCGAGCCGGCAGCTGGGCCCCCGGGAGAGGCCAGaggcccaggccaggcccctcagCTCCACAGAGCCTCCCAGTGGCGAGAGCGTGTTTCTGCCAGGCCTCCTGCTGTGCCTGTGTCTCTGTGGGGATGGGACTCCAGAAGGGGGCACAGCTTAGCCTGGTGCCCCCAAACATCATCTCCCGAGGCCCTGTCCTGCCAGTCCCGAGGCCCTGAGCCCCAGGCATCACCTGTCCTCCGTTCTCACCCTGGGCTCTCAGGGACCGCCTGTTGGGCCAGCAGCCCCTGCCTTGGTGTCCCCTGTGACCCTGCTCTGTGGGGCCACAGCCTGGCCTGTGGTCTGGTCAGGGCTGGGTAATGCTGGAGCTTGAGGCCAGGGCCCCCCTTCGTGAGGCACGTGCTTTGCTGCTTGAgccacagccccccacaccccatacccCTCCCAAGCAGACCCCCATCTCCCCAGGAGTTGCTGGCGGTCCAAGGGGTCAGTGCCTGCAGGGAGTGCCCTCTCGAACCCTGGCCCATCCTTGAAGCAGCTGGGCCCCACGGTGGAGACGGTGAGCTCTGCCAGAAACCAAACATACAGGCCGGGGTCAGTGGCTGCCCCCTGACCACCAGCTGCTACTGCTGGGCgagaacagtgtgtgtgtgtgtgtgtgtgtgtgtgtgtgtgtgtgtgtgtgtgagagagagagagagagagagagagtgtccaaCCCAGTCATCACTCCTGCTGCCGAGGGTGAGaacaggatgtgtgtgtgtgtgtgtgtgtgtgtgtgtgtgtgtgtgtgtgtgtgtgtgtgtgtttccaacCCATTTGCCCTGAAGGTGAGTCAAGCCCCCCTCCTCTCTCACTGCAGGTGGCCCAGTATGGCCCACTGAGGTGAACCATGACCGACTGGCCACTGCTCACCACTGACCACCCCGAGTCGCATCTCACCCAGAGGTGACCCTCCTCCAgcggcccctgcccggccccaccCAGGACCGTGCCCACCCCGCCACGGACACCATGTAGAGGGGCCGCCGCGGCGCCCAGGGAGCTGCGATGGTTTTGTACACGACCCCCTTTCCTCACAGCTGTTTGTCCGCCCTGCACGCTGTGTCCTGGGCCCTCATCTTCCCATGCGTCTGGCTGGTGGACCGGCTCCTGGCCTCCTTCAAGCCCACCACCTACGAGAAGCGCCAGCGGGCGGACGACCCGTGCTACCTCCAGCTCCTCTGCACCGTGCTCTTCACGCCCGTCTACCTGGCCCTCCTGGTGGCCTCACTGCCCTTTGCCTTCCTGGGCTTCCTCTTCTGGTACCCGCTGCAGTCGGCCCGCCGGCCCTACGTCTACTCCCGGCTCGAGGATAAGGGCCCCGGCGGCGGGGCGGCCCTGCTCAGTGAATGGAAGGGGACGGGCCCTGGCAGGAGCTTCTGCTTCGCCACCGCCAACCTCTGCCTCCTGCCCGACTCCCTGGCCCGGTACAACAACCTGTTTAACACGCAGGCGCGGGCCAGGGAGATTGGGCAGAGGATCCGCAACGGCGCCAGCCGGCCCCAGATCAAGATCTACATCGACTCGCCCACCAACACCTCCATCAGCGCGGCCAGCTTCAGCAGCCTGGTATCCCCGCAGGGCGGCGATGCGGTGACCCGGGCCGTCCCCGGGAGCATTAAGAGGACGGCCTCGGTGGAGTACAAGGGCGAAGGCGGGCGGCACCCCAGTGAAGAGGCAGCCAATGGCCTGGCCTCGGGGGACGCGATCGACGGGGGCAGCCTGGAGGACGCCTGCATTGTGCGCATCGGCGGCGAGGAGGGGGGCCGGGCCCCGGAATCCGAGGACCCCCCCACGGCGGTCCAGGCCAGGAACGGCACCGGCGGGGGCCCGCGAGGCCAGACGCCCAACCACAGCCCGCGGGACGGGGACGCGGGGAGCCTGGTGGGCAGCCCCTCGGCCTCCCGGGAGTCCCTGGTGAAGGCGCGGGACGGCGAGGACCCGGGAGCCACCAACAGCAAGCCTCCCACCAAGGCCTCGGTGGCGAAGAAGGCGGCCACACGCCGGCGGCGACACCCCGACGAGACC
This Sorex araneus isolate mSorAra2 chromosome 8, mSorAra2.pri, whole genome shotgun sequence DNA region includes the following protein-coding sequences:
- the SMPD3 gene encoding sphingomyelin phosphodiesterase 3, giving the protein MVLYTTPFPHSCLSALHAVSWALIFPCVWLVDRLLASFKPTTYEKRQRADDPCYLQLLCTVLFTPVYLALLVASLPFAFLGFLFWYPLQSARRPYVYSRLEDKGPGGGAALLSEWKGTGPGRSFCFATANLCLLPDSLARYNNLFNTQARAREIGQRIRNGASRPQIKIYIDSPTNTSISAASFSSLVSPQGGDAVTRAVPGSIKRTASVEYKGEGGRHPSEEAANGLASGDAIDGGSLEDACIVRIGGEEGGRAPESEDPPTAVQARNGTGGGPRGQTPNHSPRDGDAGSLVGSPSASRESLVKARDGEDPGATNSKPPTKASVAKKAATRRRRHPDETFDHEVSAFFPANLDFLCLQEVFDKRAAAKLKDRLHGYFEYVLYDVGIYGCHGCCSFKFLNSGLFFASRYPIMDVAYHCYTNGRGTDGLASKGALFLKVQVGSTAQDQRIVGYITCTHLHALPEDSAIRCEQLDMLQDWLADFRKSTSSSSTANPEELVAFDVICGDLNFDNCSSDDKLEQQHSLFTRYKDPCRLGPGEEKPWAIGTLLDQDGLYDEDVATPDNLQKVLESEEGRREYLAFPSSKSPGGCQKGRKDLLKGNGRRIDYLLHAEEGLGPDCKADVEEFIFVTQLAGLTDHLPVAMRLMVSSGEEEA